In Bryobacteraceae bacterium, the following proteins share a genomic window:
- a CDS encoding protein kinase translates to MGGPEQPPNFDRTRAIFDAALAYPPGPQRDGFVESASSGDAALHAEVRRLLRSYDSVAPRIADPWPRFGPYQTSRILGRGGMGVVYEAHRDDGEFERRVAIKLISQAALATFLHEDLRRERQILAGLDHPGIARLFDGGVTDWGAPYLVVEYVEGEHLDEYCNRLHLDPAARLRLFEQVLDAVAYAHSRNIIHRDLKPSNILVSNDGRVKLVDFGAAKLILAGDATVTVRSFTPEYASPEQLTARQAGPRSDIYSLGVIYGKILGPGARAGVVRKATALDPKQRYATIADLRSALRARPRAPMAILAVLPAIAAALALYYRQPAPRLTAVSPPGQSWLDASVSADGHWLAYASSHGTPGRYDIWVSPADGSNPERLFEDEAFDHSPALSPDGRYVAFFSQRDAPGLYEFDRKTRKTRLIAPGGRRAAYSPGGAWLLYTIANNRGDPIRPIDGAWFLVPARGGEPRPVGGNLRRIVNAVWEPDTESILFQEGIEPSASFRLWSQQPAAGEPRKVADVQLPSIGDVVVCAPAPGGAVWAIRGDNELVSIALRRGPRLESVAHLPERASGCSASRDGRLFVRLDPLRSGHYRIPYAPNSAPVRVERGGEGLFLDISADGESWLTVPGLRGDLVWHGPESAAVVAGANVGVVSSDGRTAWLRRYRNEVRSLIRLRAGEETGQEFVLVGLPWDTSADGKRALAYVHPSVRRNITLLDGERRETASILSHPSWNLYRAVFAPGEKRTAFTAIREDESRWVMMAALRGNQPIPPTAWREVARGTAPAYSLDGRELFYLSNEDGSSCIYAMPLDAAGLPAGPRRAFAHFHGERSPGLLPSSTFRMAAAANGLHLSLGRREGSVVRID, encoded by the coding sequence ATGGGCGGACCGGAACAGCCACCGAATTTCGATCGCACCCGCGCGATCTTCGATGCCGCCCTCGCGTACCCGCCGGGCCCGCAACGCGATGGCTTCGTCGAATCGGCGAGCTCCGGCGACGCCGCGCTCCATGCCGAAGTCCGCCGCCTCCTGCGCAGCTACGATTCCGTCGCGCCGCGCATCGCCGATCCCTGGCCCCGCTTCGGTCCCTATCAAACCTCGCGCATTCTTGGCCGCGGCGGAATGGGCGTGGTCTACGAGGCGCACCGTGACGACGGCGAGTTCGAGCGCCGCGTCGCCATCAAGTTGATCTCTCAAGCCGCCCTCGCCACCTTCCTCCACGAAGACCTTCGCCGCGAGCGCCAGATCCTCGCCGGGCTCGACCATCCCGGCATCGCGCGCCTGTTCGACGGCGGCGTCACCGATTGGGGCGCGCCCTACCTCGTCGTCGAGTACGTCGAGGGCGAACACCTCGACGAATACTGCAACCGGCTTCACCTCGACCCTGCCGCGCGCCTCCGCCTCTTCGAACAGGTGCTCGATGCCGTCGCCTACGCACACTCCCGCAACATCATCCACCGCGATTTGAAGCCCTCGAACATCCTCGTGTCGAACGACGGCCGGGTCAAGCTCGTCGACTTCGGCGCCGCGAAGCTGATCCTCGCCGGCGATGCCACCGTCACCGTCCGCAGCTTCACGCCCGAATATGCCAGTCCCGAGCAACTCACCGCCCGTCAGGCAGGTCCACGCAGCGACATCTACTCGCTTGGAGTCATCTACGGAAAGATACTCGGGCCCGGTGCGCGCGCCGGCGTGGTGCGCAAGGCCACGGCGCTCGATCCGAAGCAGCGCTACGCCACCATTGCCGATCTGCGGTCCGCCCTGCGCGCGCGCCCGCGGGCCCCGATGGCGATCCTCGCCGTTCTCCCCGCCATCGCGGCTGCCTTGGCTCTCTATTACCGCCAGCCTGCGCCGCGCCTGACGGCTGTCAGCCCGCCCGGCCAATCCTGGCTCGACGCTTCGGTGTCGGCCGACGGCCACTGGCTCGCCTATGCCTCGAGCCACGGCACGCCCGGCCGCTACGACATCTGGGTGAGCCCCGCCGACGGATCGAACCCTGAACGCCTCTTTGAAGACGAAGCCTTCGATCATTCCCCGGCGCTCTCGCCCGATGGCCGATATGTCGCGTTCTTCTCCCAGCGCGACGCGCCCGGACTCTACGAATTCGACCGCAAAACCAGGAAGACGCGCCTCATTGCTCCCGGTGGACGCCGCGCTGCCTATTCGCCCGGCGGTGCTTGGCTGCTCTACACCATCGCCAACAATCGTGGCGACCCGATCCGCCCCATCGATGGCGCGTGGTTCCTTGTGCCCGCCCGTGGCGGCGAACCCCGGCCCGTCGGCGGCAACCTCCGAAGGATCGTCAACGCCGTCTGGGAGCCCGATACCGAATCGATCTTGTTCCAGGAAGGGATTGAGCCGTCGGCATCCTTCCGTCTCTGGAGCCAGCAACCCGCTGCCGGCGAACCGCGCAAGGTCGCTGACGTCCAATTGCCCTCGATCGGAGATGTCGTCGTTTGCGCCCCCGCTCCCGGTGGCGCCGTGTGGGCGATCCGAGGCGATAACGAACTCGTCTCCATCGCCCTGCGGCGAGGCCCTCGCCTGGAATCCGTCGCCCACCTCCCGGAACGCGCCTCCGGCTGCTCCGCCTCCCGCGATGGGCGTCTGTTTGTCCGACTGGACCCTCTTCGTTCAGGGCACTACCGGATCCCGTACGCTCCGAACTCCGCGCCGGTGCGCGTGGAGCGAGGGGGAGAAGGATTGTTCCTCGACATCTCCGCCGACGGCGAGTCCTGGCTGACGGTGCCCGGCTTGCGCGGGGATCTCGTTTGGCACGGCCCGGAGTCGGCTGCCGTAGTCGCCGGCGCCAACGTCGGCGTCGTTTCGAGCGATGGCCGCACCGCCTGGCTTCGCAGATACCGCAACGAGGTGCGCTCCCTGATCCGGCTTCGAGCCGGTGAGGAGACCGGCCAGGAATTCGTCCTTGTCGGACTCCCGTGGGATACTTCCGCGGACGGAAAACGCGCGCTCGCCTACGTGCACCCGTCGGTCAGAAGGAACATCACGCTCCTCGACGGCGAGCGCCGCGAGACCGCCAGTATCCTCTCGCATCCATCGTGGAATCTCTACCGCGCCGTGTTCGCGCCCGGCGAAAAGCGCACCGCGTTCACCGCCATTCGCGAGGATGAGTCCCGCTGGGTGATGATGGCTGCGCTGCGCGGGAATCAACCCATTCCGCCCACGGCATGGCGCGAGGTCGCCCGGGGCACTGCTCCTGCCTACTCCCTGGACGGGCGCGAGCTCTTCTACCTCTCCAACGAAGACGGATCATCGTGCATCTACGCGATGCCTCTCGATGCCGCTGGCCTGCCCGCCGGACCCCGCCGCGCCTTCGCCCACTTCCATGGCGAACGATCCCCTGGACTGCTGCCCTCCAGCACCTTCCGCATGGCCGCTGCCGCCAACGGACTCCACCTCTCCCTCGGTCGCCGCGAAGGCTCCGTCGTTCGAATCGACTAA
- a CDS encoding tetratricopeptide repeat protein, with product MARKTKNAPVATIEPPQPQTRIPEKAAGSRDLLIAVAAIVLAVAFVFTQTGGFGLVGLDDTTFTTDNVFVTSGLTANGVQYAFRSFEMGSWHPLTWMSHMLDYSLFGEDPGAFHLENAAIHLANCLLLFFLARGLTGGVWPAAFLALLFALHPMHVEPVAWLADRKGLLATLFWLAAAMCWVRWAAPGGPRDRRFYFGALASFALGLLSKPTIVTLPFTLLLIEYWPLKRWTSWGEFAGRLPDKIPFFALAIGFAGLTYHGQQEAGAMTMYGDLGPGARLVNAAYGFAMYLAKTFWPAGLALNYPITPNPPMAAVAAGGAAAIGVSAVALWKMREWPALFAGWFWFLGTLIPTIGLIQTGDQAFADRYSYAPHIGLFAVVIAAVVRFVPSETLRSTGALAAGIALMVGLAWRSHVQTTYWHDAITQFEHTVSVAPAHTQGRQVLGKTYIKLKRYGEAEKHLTAGLATDPSDAVTHRTIAEVWFARGDKEKALASLDTAQRLAPLSALTQYNRGIVLRALDRYDESAAAYRKAIELGLLPETRAEAWFAMGMSLNKANKTDKAIEAFLEALKVDPYHYLARKNLAFAYLRLQDYVQSQREFELLLRTNETDPDVVRSLSFLRNRR from the coding sequence ATGGCCCGCAAGACGAAGAACGCCCCCGTTGCGACGATCGAGCCCCCGCAGCCGCAAACACGCATTCCAGAAAAAGCAGCCGGTTCCCGCGATTTGCTGATCGCCGTTGCCGCGATTGTGCTGGCCGTGGCATTCGTGTTCACGCAGACCGGCGGGTTCGGACTGGTGGGGCTCGACGACACCACCTTCACCACCGACAACGTGTTCGTCACTTCGGGGCTCACGGCGAATGGCGTCCAATACGCGTTTCGCAGTTTCGAGATGGGAAGCTGGCATCCGCTCACGTGGATGTCGCACATGCTCGACTACTCTCTGTTTGGCGAGGACCCCGGCGCGTTTCATTTGGAGAACGCGGCGATTCACCTGGCCAATTGCCTGCTGCTGTTCTTCCTGGCGCGCGGATTGACAGGCGGCGTGTGGCCCGCGGCGTTCCTGGCGTTGCTTTTCGCGCTGCATCCGATGCACGTGGAACCCGTGGCGTGGCTGGCCGACCGCAAGGGCCTGCTGGCGACGCTGTTCTGGCTGGCGGCGGCGATGTGCTGGGTGCGGTGGGCCGCCCCCGGCGGACCGCGGGACCGGCGCTTCTATTTCGGCGCGCTGGCGTCGTTCGCCCTTGGGCTGCTTTCAAAGCCCACGATCGTGACGCTGCCGTTCACGTTGCTGTTGATCGAGTATTGGCCGTTGAAGCGGTGGACGTCCTGGGGGGAATTTGCCGGCCGTCTGCCTGACAAGATCCCGTTTTTCGCCCTGGCGATCGGCTTCGCCGGCTTGACCTACCATGGACAGCAAGAGGCGGGCGCGATGACGATGTACGGAGACCTGGGTCCCGGTGCGCGCCTGGTGAACGCCGCCTACGGATTCGCGATGTACCTGGCGAAGACGTTCTGGCCGGCGGGGCTGGCGTTGAACTATCCGATTACACCGAACCCTCCGATGGCGGCGGTGGCGGCGGGAGGAGCGGCCGCGATCGGCGTGAGCGCGGTGGCGCTGTGGAAAATGCGCGAATGGCCGGCGCTGTTCGCCGGATGGTTTTGGTTTCTCGGAACGCTCATCCCGACGATCGGGTTGATCCAGACGGGCGACCAAGCCTTCGCCGACCGCTATTCCTACGCGCCGCACATCGGTCTGTTCGCCGTCGTGATCGCCGCCGTCGTCCGGTTCGTTCCCTCGGAAACGCTACGTTCGACGGGGGCGTTGGCGGCGGGGATCGCGCTGATGGTGGGTCTCGCCTGGCGATCTCACGTGCAGACGACCTACTGGCATGACGCGATCACACAGTTCGAACACACGGTCTCCGTCGCGCCGGCGCATACACAAGGGCGGCAGGTTCTCGGAAAGACCTACATCAAGCTGAAACGGTACGGCGAAGCCGAGAAGCACCTGACGGCGGGGCTTGCCACCGACCCGAGCGACGCGGTGACGCACCGGACGATCGCCGAGGTGTGGTTCGCCAGGGGCGATAAAGAGAAAGCGCTGGCGAGCCTGGACACGGCGCAGAGGCTGGCTCCGCTCTCGGCGCTGACGCAGTACAACCGCGGGATCGTGCTGCGGGCGCTCGACCGCTACGACGAATCCGCCGCGGCGTACCGGAAGGCGATCGAGCTGGGGCTGCTGCCGGAAACGCGCGCGGAGGCATGGTTCGCGATGGGGATGTCGCTCAACAAGGCGAATAAGACGGACAAAGCGATCGAAGCGTTTCTCGAGGCGCTGAAGGTGGATCCGTATCATTATCTGGCGCGCAAGAACCTGGCGTTTGCATATCTGCGGCTGCAGGACTACGTGCAATCGCAGCGTGAGTTTGAGTTACTCCTGCGGACGAACGAGACGGATCCGGATGTCGTGCGGTCTTTATCGTTCCTGCGGAACCGGCGATAG
- a CDS encoding protein kinase: MRYERKQVLGEGGMGVVYLAWDQDLRREVALKTIRDQRDPAALDLFRKECDVLASLNHPNIVDIYDIGEIEDGRSRVPYFVMPLLPGDTLDKLIKDQPQRLSVERVVEIISQTCRGLQAAHERGLVHRDLKPSNIFVLSDDSVKIIDFGVAHLVDHQTTMGVKGTLYYMSPEQIEMKPVTPACDIFALGVVAFEALTRRRPFTGSTRDEIVKAILKSIPPPASDLNPAVNPAVSQIVHAAMAKQPFHRFPSVREFGESLVKALHGQPIERFDAARIEPRLDRVRRALANNEPDYAAEILTELEAEGHLHAEIRPLRRAADQALRDRATSQLIESARRRLEENEYQLALQKIQEVLQIDPQNAAAAGLRSEIESKRSAEQVAGWVSIARQHLDNMAFGQARDAIRNVLQTNPVSTEASHLLAEIDLKEQEFVRVRKQKEEDYQRALSSFHRGDITAALSRIEKVLDLDRQFPEHATPDMSAGFQEFYNQVRSEHDHIKRSYEEARKHLESGNFAAASAICDHYLNQFPDHALFQSLRVDLGERQRQTLSADIAAIDRSVESEPDLDRRVRMLEEAKEKHPNEEHFDLALKSVRQKRDLVNSIVAKARAFEDQGQYSEALSQWDILRNIHPQFPGLAFEHDRVQKRLEQHSRIESKARWAEQIDAAIHAGDPDRAIVLSRAALDEYPGDAELTALEKLAIQAREKSTEAQKLVEEAHTHASGGDLAQSVDILRSARRTDPASKIARAALVDSLFKLASQELEKDWAQADALVLEASALDPGHPQSRSLTALIADRKRDSVVETHITRAREKQAAGDIQGALSEVANGLSTYPLEPRLSRLRASLERTTGEHQAPPPQPPAPPAPLPHRSEAETMASAPNLAAPPVPPVPPAAHPAAAPVPPVPPVPQPAVRPAPPTPPRAQKPFPVIYLAPVALLAILGGAFWFTIGRKPAAPPPPPPVVEPPPPPPVETPGSFLVNFTVTPDTATLKIGEQDLGTVRQASLPEGAYEVVASADGYEPLTFSVTAGPGAPAPEPVELKPAPTLIEMSIGSGQAVFNGRKLRTVNGRASFTVSPGTHRVELSNPSGKASFQLRTAAGQIPAVIGFQSQGAPSAVVASYKDTATVYGPPNIAYGSRTLSVPASGLTLNGLRAGRQGASVTAGAETRQIGWDVRPSPGVYMYLMAPGLVDFLITSNEEGAAVTVNGQKAGDIAGGQLDLQLAPGAYTVRVSKQGFSDPGERRVAVRPGMSAEAFNLSAQVATLVIAGAPARAQVVVDGRPAGEVGADGTFTHRFNPGNHTIGLRAEGQAPKDQSRAFGAGQTVQLNARDLLSAAPAAGVVQLSIAPANTSVTITGGGDRNKPVRAGRLQLPPGEYEFNALAPGLPPRKYSIAVRSGQTQALEIKLGAESPSLKGAGAEAALNAMEGGNWQEKDGWSTLGDLQNRFTPVAGPTVFSFQVQGRGKTLGFVGGRREVRFMAAWRDPRNYILFEMGDNLECKEVVDGKTENRGKFPLPKDAENVRVSINAARIDLNIEGKSIAFDATRFKAGSFVPGKFGFRGPIGIRQFAVK, translated from the coding sequence GTGCGTTACGAACGCAAACAGGTGCTCGGCGAAGGCGGAATGGGCGTCGTCTATCTCGCCTGGGACCAGGACCTCCGCCGTGAGGTCGCCTTAAAAACCATCCGCGATCAGCGCGACCCCGCCGCGCTCGACCTTTTCCGCAAGGAGTGCGACGTCCTCGCCTCCCTGAACCACCCCAACATCGTCGACATCTACGATATCGGCGAGATCGAGGATGGCCGCTCCCGCGTGCCGTACTTCGTGATGCCGCTGCTGCCCGGCGACACCCTCGACAAGCTCATCAAGGACCAGCCGCAGCGCCTCTCCGTCGAACGCGTCGTTGAAATCATCAGCCAGACCTGCCGCGGCCTCCAGGCCGCCCACGAACGCGGCCTCGTTCACCGCGATCTCAAACCTTCGAATATCTTCGTCCTCAGCGACGACTCGGTCAAGATCATCGACTTCGGCGTCGCGCACCTCGTCGACCACCAGACCACCATGGGCGTAAAGGGCACGCTCTACTACATGTCGCCCGAGCAGATCGAGATGAAGCCCGTGACGCCCGCCTGCGACATCTTCGCTCTCGGCGTCGTCGCCTTCGAAGCTCTCACCCGCCGCCGCCCGTTCACCGGTTCCACCCGCGACGAAATCGTCAAGGCCATCCTCAAGTCGATCCCGCCTCCCGCGAGCGACCTCAACCCCGCCGTCAATCCGGCCGTCAGCCAGATCGTCCACGCGGCGATGGCCAAGCAGCCCTTCCACCGGTTCCCGAGCGTCCGCGAGTTCGGCGAGTCCCTTGTCAAGGCTCTGCACGGTCAGCCAATCGAACGCTTCGACGCCGCCCGCATCGAACCCCGCCTCGACCGTGTCCGCCGCGCGCTCGCCAATAACGAGCCCGATTACGCCGCCGAGATCCTCACCGAACTCGAAGCCGAAGGCCACCTCCATGCCGAGATCCGCCCCCTCCGCCGCGCCGCCGATCAGGCCCTGCGCGATCGCGCCACCTCCCAGTTGATCGAAAGCGCGCGGCGCCGCCTCGAGGAAAACGAATATCAACTCGCGCTCCAGAAGATCCAGGAAGTTCTCCAGATCGATCCCCAGAACGCCGCCGCCGCCGGGCTCCGCTCGGAGATCGAAAGCAAGCGCAGCGCGGAACAGGTGGCGGGTTGGGTTTCCATCGCCCGCCAGCACCTCGACAACATGGCCTTCGGGCAGGCCCGCGACGCCATCCGCAACGTCCTTCAAACCAACCCCGTCAGCACCGAAGCCTCGCACCTGCTCGCCGAAATCGACCTCAAGGAACAGGAGTTCGTTCGCGTCCGAAAGCAGAAGGAAGAGGATTACCAGCGCGCCCTCTCATCGTTCCACCGCGGCGATATCACCGCCGCCCTCAGCCGCATCGAGAAGGTGCTCGATCTCGACCGCCAGTTCCCCGAACACGCCACGCCGGACATGTCGGCCGGCTTCCAGGAATTCTACAATCAGGTCCGCAGCGAGCACGATCACATCAAGCGCTCCTACGAGGAGGCCCGCAAGCATCTCGAGAGCGGCAACTTCGCCGCCGCTTCCGCCATCTGCGATCACTATCTGAACCAGTTCCCGGACCACGCCCTCTTCCAAAGCCTCCGTGTCGACCTCGGAGAACGCCAGCGCCAGACTCTTTCCGCCGACATCGCCGCCATCGACCGTTCCGTTGAATCCGAGCCCGATCTCGACCGCCGCGTCCGCATGCTCGAAGAGGCCAAGGAGAAGCATCCCAACGAAGAGCACTTCGATCTCGCCTTGAAATCGGTTCGGCAGAAACGCGATCTCGTCAACTCCATCGTCGCCAAGGCGCGCGCGTTCGAGGATCAGGGACAATACTCCGAAGCGCTCTCGCAGTGGGACATCCTGCGCAACATCCATCCCCAGTTCCCCGGCCTCGCCTTCGAGCACGACCGCGTGCAAAAGCGCCTCGAACAGCACTCCCGCATCGAATCGAAAGCACGCTGGGCCGAACAGATCGACGCCGCCATTCACGCCGGCGACCCCGACCGCGCCATCGTTCTCTCCCGGGCCGCCCTCGACGAGTATCCCGGCGACGCGGAACTCACCGCCCTCGAAAAACTCGCCATCCAGGCCCGCGAGAAATCCACCGAGGCGCAGAAGCTCGTCGAAGAGGCGCACACCCACGCCTCCGGCGGCGATCTTGCCCAAAGCGTCGACATCCTCCGCTCCGCCCGCCGCACGGACCCCGCCAGCAAGATTGCCCGCGCCGCCCTCGTCGACTCGCTGTTCAAACTCGCCTCCCAGGAACTCGAGAAAGACTGGGCCCAGGCCGATGCCCTCGTGCTCGAAGCCTCCGCGCTTGACCCCGGTCATCCCCAGAGCCGCAGCCTCACCGCCCTCATCGCCGACCGCAAACGCGATTCCGTCGTCGAGACGCACATCACCCGCGCTCGCGAAAAACAGGCCGCCGGTGATATTCAGGGCGCCCTCTCCGAAGTCGCGAACGGACTATCGACATATCCGCTGGAACCGCGTCTTTCGCGTCTCCGCGCGTCGCTCGAACGCACCACCGGGGAGCATCAGGCGCCGCCTCCTCAACCGCCGGCGCCGCCCGCGCCACTACCCCACCGGTCCGAAGCCGAGACCATGGCCTCGGCCCCGAATCTCGCTGCGCCTCCCGTTCCGCCCGTGCCTCCAGCCGCTCATCCGGCGGCCGCTCCGGTTCCGCCTGTCCCGCCCGTGCCTCAGCCCGCTGTCAGGCCGGCGCCGCCCACGCCTCCACGCGCTCAAAAGCCGTTCCCGGTGATCTATCTCGCGCCGGTCGCCTTGCTCGCCATTCTCGGCGGAGCGTTCTGGTTCACGATTGGCCGGAAGCCGGCTGCTCCCCCGCCGCCTCCCCCCGTCGTCGAACCGCCGCCGCCTCCACCCGTTGAGACGCCCGGCTCCTTCCTCGTCAACTTCACCGTCACCCCCGATACCGCCACCCTGAAGATCGGCGAACAGGACCTCGGGACCGTCCGTCAGGCCTCGCTGCCGGAAGGCGCCTACGAAGTGGTCGCCTCCGCCGACGGCTATGAGCCGCTCACCTTCAGCGTCACCGCCGGCCCGGGCGCGCCCGCTCCGGAGCCGGTCGAGTTGAAGCCGGCGCCCACGCTTATCGAGATGTCGATCGGGTCCGGTCAGGCCGTCTTCAACGGCCGTAAGCTCCGCACCGTGAATGGCCGCGCCAGTTTTACGGTGAGTCCAGGCACGCACCGCGTGGAGCTGTCGAATCCATCCGGGAAGGCGTCGTTCCAACTCCGCACGGCGGCCGGCCAGATCCCGGCCGTCATCGGCTTCCAGTCCCAGGGTGCGCCGTCGGCCGTCGTTGCTTCCTACAAAGACACCGCTACCGTGTACGGTCCGCCGAACATCGCCTACGGTTCGCGAACCCTGAGCGTGCCCGCTTCCGGGCTCACCCTGAACGGTCTCCGCGCCGGCCGTCAGGGCGCTTCGGTAACCGCCGGCGCCGAAACGCGGCAGATCGGCTGGGATGTTCGCCCGTCGCCCGGCGTCTATATGTACCTCATGGCTCCCGGCCTCGTCGACTTCCTGATCACGTCGAACGAAGAGGGCGCCGCCGTTACCGTGAATGGCCAGAAAGCCGGAGACATCGCCGGAGGACAGTTGGACCTGCAACTGGCTCCCGGCGCCTACACCGTTCGTGTATCCAAGCAAGGCTTTTCGGACCCCGGTGAACGCCGTGTCGCCGTCCGCCCCGGAATGAGCGCCGAGGCGTTCAATCTTTCCGCTCAGGTGGCGACGCTCGTCATAGCCGGAGCGCCGGCGCGCGCCCAGGTCGTGGTCGACGGCCGCCCGGCCGGAGAAGTCGGCGCCGACGGGACATTTACTCACCGCTTCAATCCCGGTAACCACACCATCGGCCTGCGCGCCGAAGGTCAGGCGCCCAAGGACCAGAGTCGCGCCTTTGGGGCCGGACAGACCGTCCAGCTCAATGCGCGCGACCTTCTGAGCGCCGCGCCAGCCGCCGGCGTCGTTCAACTTTCAATCGCGCCGGCCAATACCAGCGTCACCATCACCGGCGGCGGCGACCGCAACAAGCCGGTCCGCGCCGGTCGTCTGCAACTCCCCCCCGGCGAGTACGAGTTCAACGCCCTCGCGCCCGGCCTCCCGCCCAGGAAATACTCGATCGCGGTTCGCTCCGGCCAGACGCAGGCTCTCGAGATCAAGCTGGGCGCCGAATCGCCGTCGCTCAAGGGCGCCGGCGCGGAAGCCGCCCTCAACGCGATGGAGGGCGGCAACTGGCAGGAGAAGGACGGTTGGTCCACGCTCGGCGATCTGCAGAACCGCTTCACGCCGGTCGCCGGGCCCACCGTGTTTTCCTTTCAGGTGCAGGGCCGCGGCAAGACGCTCGGTTTCGTCGGCGGCCGCCGCGAGGTCCGCTTTATGGCCGCATGGCGCGATCCCCGCAACTACATTCTGTTCGAAATGGGCGATAACCTCGAGTGCAAGGAAGTAGTGGACGGCAAGACCGAAAACCGCGGTAAGTTTCCGCTGCCCAAGGACGCCGAGAACGTCCGCGTCTCGATCAACGCCGCCCGCATCGATCTGAATATCGAGGGGAAGTCCATCGCCTTCGACGCCACCCGGTTCAAAGCCGGTTCCTTCGTTCCCGGTAAGTTCGGTTTCCGCGGACCTATCGGCATCCGCCAGTTCGCCGTCAAGTAA
- a CDS encoding glycosyltransferase family 39 protein codes for MARKQGSVSASTAPASPQPPPEPPLPSPLRLLGSALVRHAGLFAILLVIAATARIAATYRVYNHTSDEPFHIACGVEWITKGTYELEEQHPPLARILTAIGPSILGAKLLGRDDNLYDEGGAVLYQGKDYWKRLTLARVGILPAFWAACAILWAWTRRCYGRDVALASLFLFTTLPAILAHAGLATTDMTLLVTLVAALLGFLWFVTAPSMKTGIVAGAGLALAFLSKFSTVPFYPCALAAVIALALLRDRGEALPCATRWRAMMLPAAAGLGVCLVLIWAGYRFSFGSSVLGFPMPAPEIAEGIRQVLEHNEGGHRSWLLGEYSPNGFWYYYPVALLFKLPIPFLLLTVWGAILAWSRKEAVYRVPIGLSAGILLFSLTSRINIGIRHVLPVLVFFTVLAALAAVTAIRSRNRWQALAGIALLAWMLGSGVVAHPDYLPYFNALAGNQPEDILVDSDLDWGQDMERLGRRLRELGAKQVAMNPLVIGFWEEEHGFPKIVPLHPREPKPGWNALSLTMLKLSRIGTREQYPDMIIWTDNVHFEERVGSGIVLFYSPEK; via the coding sequence ATGGCACGAAAGCAGGGGTCGGTCTCCGCGTCCACCGCCCCGGCAAGTCCCCAACCACCCCCGGAACCCCCGCTTCCCTCCCCGCTCCGCTTGCTCGGTTCGGCGCTCGTGCGCCATGCCGGCCTGTTCGCGATCCTCCTCGTGATCGCCGCCACGGCCCGCATCGCTGCTACCTACCGCGTCTACAATCACACGAGCGACGAGCCTTTCCATATCGCCTGCGGCGTTGAGTGGATCACCAAGGGAACCTATGAACTCGAAGAGCAGCACCCGCCGCTGGCGCGAATTCTCACCGCCATCGGCCCCTCGATCCTCGGAGCGAAGCTGCTTGGCCGCGACGACAACCTCTACGACGAAGGCGGCGCCGTTCTCTATCAGGGCAAGGACTATTGGAAACGGCTCACCCTCGCGCGCGTCGGCATCCTTCCCGCATTCTGGGCCGCTTGCGCCATCTTGTGGGCCTGGACCCGCCGCTGCTACGGCCGCGATGTCGCGCTGGCCTCGCTGTTCCTGTTCACTACCCTCCCGGCCATCCTCGCCCACGCCGGCCTCGCCACCACCGACATGACGCTGCTCGTCACTCTCGTCGCCGCCCTGCTCGGTTTCCTGTGGTTCGTCACCGCGCCTTCGATGAAAACCGGCATCGTCGCTGGCGCCGGCCTCGCTCTCGCGTTCCTTTCGAAGTTCTCCACCGTGCCCTTCTATCCCTGCGCGCTGGCCGCCGTGATCGCGCTGGCGCTCCTCCGGGACCGCGGCGAAGCTCTCCCTTGCGCCACCCGCTGGCGCGCGATGATGCTCCCCGCCGCCGCCGGGCTCGGCGTCTGCCTCGTCCTCATCTGGGCCGGCTACCGCTTCTCGTTTGGATCCTCGGTGCTCGGTTTCCCCATGCCGGCGCCCGAAATCGCCGAGGGCATCCGCCAGGTGCTCGAACACAACGAAGGCGGCCATCGCTCCTGGCTGCTCGGCGAGTACAGTCCGAACGGCTTCTGGTATTACTACCCCGTCGCCCTGCTGTTCAAGCTCCCCATCCCGTTCCTGCTTCTCACGGTCTGGGGCGCGATCCTCGCCTGGTCCCGCAAAGAGGCGGTCTACCGCGTCCCGATCGGCTTGTCGGCCGGCATCCTGCTGTTCTCACTCACCAGCCGGATCAACATCGGAATCCGGCATGTTTTACCGGTCCTGGTATTTTTTACCGTGCTCGCCGCGCTTGCTGCCGTCACTGCCATTCGCTCCCGCAACCGATGGCAGGCGCTCGCCGGCATCGCGCTGCTCGCCTGGATGCTCGGCTCCGGCGTCGTCGCGCACCCGGACTATCTGCCCTACTTCAATGCCCTCGCCGGGAACCAGCCCGAGGATATTCTCGTCGATTCGGACCTCGACTGGGGGCAGGACATGGAACGGCTTGGCCGGCGGCTCCGTGAACTCGGCGCGAAGCAGGTCGCCATGAACCCGCTCGTCATCGGCTTCTGGGAGGAAGAGCACGGCTTCCCGAAGATCGTCCCTCTCCACCCCCGTGAACCGAAGCCCGGGTGGAACGCGCTCAGCCTCACGATGCTCAAGCTCAGCCGCATCGGAACCCGCGAACAGTATCCCGACATGATCATCTGGACCGACAACGTCCATTTCGAAGAACGCGTCGGTAGCGGAATCGTGCTGTTCTACAGTCCCGAGAAGTAA